A single window of Triplophysa dalaica isolate WHDGS20190420 chromosome 14, ASM1584641v1, whole genome shotgun sequence DNA harbors:
- the LOC130435528 gene encoding gastrula zinc finger protein XlCGF57.1-like — protein sequence MLIKEENEDFGFPEPREMKAEDTDEQIDTVKVKEEELNEEEQQQHQKSQVITNEKPPFSSPQTDNELLIELLGANNFLTCTECGKCFIHKAKLQVHMRLHTGEKPYICKDCGKSFHCKTYLRKHMKNHAAVKPFTCPQCGKGFTERRYVENHMTIHTGEKPFSCTQCEKSFTRKATLKMHMRVHTGEKPFKCHQCNESFARRCSLNVHMMIHTGEKPLTCEQCGRRFTRKTNLNMHMMIHTGKKPFTCHMCGKSFIRKERLNSHMRIHTREKPFTCNQCGKNFSCAKLYKSHRCSPCSINSLTCDPCSRSFTSTSALRKHLKSHVENKTYLCSPKEKSNKDQKERIVVKTHVCSYCGKGFAQLAYLKTHERTHTGEQPYQCNSCGKSFNQSHCLKTHRLNHCSGKLQLENKM from the exons ATGTTGATCAAAGAGGAGAATGAAGACTTTGGTTTTCCGGAACCACGTGAAATGAAAGCTGAAGATACAGATGAACAAATAG ATACCGTCAAAGTTAAAGAGGAAGAACTTAATGAAGAGGAGCAACAACAGCATCAGAAATCTCAAGTTATCACCAACGAAAAACCACCATTTAGTTCCCCACAGACTGACAATGAACTGTTGATAGAATTATTAGGAGCCAATAATTTTTTAACCTGCACTGAGTgtggaaaatgttttatacataaaGCAAAACTTCAAGTGCACATGAGacttcacactggagagaagcCTTATATATGCAAAGATTGTGGTAAAAGTTTCCATTGTAAAACATACCTAAGAAAGCACATGAAAAATCATGCTGCAGTGAAACCTTTCACctgccctcagtgtggaaaAGGTTTCACAGAGAGAAGATACGTTGAAAATCACATGACCATTCACACCGGGGAGAAGCCTTTCTCATGCACCCAGTGTGAGAAGAGTTTCACACGTAAAGCAACCCTGAAGATgcacatgagagttcacactggagagaagcCTTTCAAATGCCATCAGTGTAACGAGAGTTTCGCACGGAgatgttctttaaatgtgcacatgatgattcacactggagaaaagccttTGACTTGTGAACAGTGCGGGAGGAGATTTACACGTAAAACTAACTTGAATATGCACATGATGATTCACACTGGAAAGAAGCCCTTCACGTGCCATATGTGTGGCAAGAGCTTTATTCGTAAAGAAAGACTCAATTCACACATGAGGATTCATACGAGAGAGAAACCTTTTACATGCAATCAGTGTGGAAAGAACTTCTCGTGTGCAAAACTATACAAAAGTCATCGCTGCTCTCCCTGTAGTATAAATTCACTTACGTGTGATCCGTGTAGCAGAAGTTTTACTTCCACATCAGCCCTAAGAAAGCACCTGAAAAGTCatgttgaaaacaaaacttaCTTGTGTTCTCCCAAGGAAAAGAGTAACAAGGACCAGAAAGAACGTATAGTTGTAAAAACTCATGTCTGCTCATACTGTGGAAAAGGTTTTGCTCAGTTGGCATACCTGAAAACACACGAGAGAACCCATACTGGAGAGCAGCCATATCAATGCAACTCATGTGGGAAAAGTTTTAACCAATCTCATTGTCTGAAGACGCATAGACTGAATCATTGCTCAGGGAAATTGCAgttagaaaacaaaatgtaa